From one Humulus lupulus chromosome 8, drHumLupu1.1, whole genome shotgun sequence genomic stretch:
- the LOC133794784 gene encoding cytochrome b561 and DOMON domain-containing protein At5g47530, producing MAGKFTSLVVLLSVFSTLFLSSSAQNCKSYSFSSNQQFETCLDLPVLGAFLHWTYDSSTGKLNMAYRHTEVTSTTWVAWAINPSNRLSAAMMGAQALVAVPQTSGAPRVFPSPLQDYTTTTLAEGNLSYSVTDLSATYQNNEMVIFGTWTLPANTNSITHVWQAGPVSGTTLGAHRTSGDNVMSKSSLNLLSGLSQSGGGSSILRKRNVHGVLNAVSWGILMPMGAVIARYLRVFKSADPAWFYLHVTCQTSAYVVGVSGWATGLKLGSDSVGITQNPHRSIGIALFCLGTLQVFALLLRPKKDHKFRLYWNIYHHTVGYAVIILSIINIYEGFDILQPEEVWKKAYTGIIIGLGAIALSLEAYTWFYVLKIKKSENKAPYGSNGNGVNGYGSHV from the exons ATGGCCGGAAAATTCACAAGTCTCGTGGTTCTGCTCTCTGTTTTTTCGACTCTGTTTCTGTCATCCTCTGCTCAAAATTGTAAGAGCTACAGCTTCTCAAGTAATCAACAGTTCGAAACCTGCCTTGACCTTCCGGTTCTGGGCGCGTTCCTCCATTGGACGTACGACTCGTCGACTGGGAAGCTCAACATGGCTTACCGTCACACCGAGGTAACGAGTACCACGTGGGTCGCATGGGCCATCAACCCCAGCAACAGATTGAGCGCAGCCATGATGGGAGCTCAAGCTCTTGTCGCCGTCCCACAAACGAGTGGTGCCCCGAGAGTATTCCCCTCGCCACTCCAAGATTATACGACGACGACGTTGGCTGAGGGGAATCTGTCTTACTCGGTTACGGACTTATCGGCGACGTATCAGAACAACGAGATGGTTATCTTTGGGACTTGGACTCTTCCAGCCAACACGAATAGCATCACCCACGTTTGGCAAGCGGGTCCAGTTTCGGGTACAACACTTGGAGCGCATAGAACAAGTGGAGATAATGTTATGTCTAAATCGTCTTTGAATCTGCTTTCCGGTCTGTCTCAATCCGGAGGAGGCAGCTCTATACTCAGAAAAAGAAAC GTGCACGGAGTGCTAAACGCTGTAAGTTGGGGTATATTGATGCCTATGGGAGCTGTAATAGCAAGGTACTTGAGGGTATTCAAATCAGCAGACCCTGCTTGGTTTTACCTCCACGTCACTTGCCAAACCTCTGCATACGTCGTTGGAGTCTCCGGTTGGGCAACTGGTCTTAAACTCGGAAGCGACTCAGTTGGCATCACACAAAACCCTCACAGAAGCATTGGAATCGCCCTTTTCTGCCTAGGAACCCTTCAG GTTTTCGCTTTGCTCCTGAGGCCCAAGAAGGACCACAAATTCAGACTCTACTGGAATATCTATCACCACACCGTTGGGTACGCAGTCATCATCCTCAGCATCATTAACATATACGAAGGTTTCGACATCTTGCAGCCTGAAGAAGTGTGGAAGAAAGCTTACACTGGGATTATCATTGGTTTGGGCGCTATTGCCTTAAGCTTGGAAGCTTATACGTGGTTTTACGTACTGAAGATTAAGAAATCAGAGAACAAAGCGCCCTACGGCTCTAATGGAAATGGGGTTAATGGCTATGGTTCACATGTATAG
- the LOC133794785 gene encoding inositol-phosphate phosphatase: protein MAENGSLDEFLASAVDAAKKAGEIIRKGFYLTKHVEHKGQVDLVTETDKACEDLIFNHLKQLHPTHKFIGEETTAACGVTELTDEPTWIVDPLDGTTNFVHGFPFVCVSIGLTIGKVPTVGVVYNPIIDELFTGVLGKGAFLNGSPIKVSSQSELMTSLLATEVGTKRDKVTVDATTNRINSLLFKVRSLRMSGSCALNLCGIACGRLDLFYELGFGGPWDVAGGAVIVKEAGGLVYDPSGKDFDITSQRVAASNPLLKDAFLEVLKA, encoded by the exons atggctGAGAATG GCTCGCTTGATGAGTTCCTCGCCTCAGCTGTTGATGCAGCCAAGAAAGCCGGCGAG ATAATTCGTAAAGGATTCTATCTAACCAAACATGTGGAGCATAAAGGCCAG GTGGACTTGGTCACAGAAACTGACAAGGCATGTGAAGATCTCATTTTTAATCATCTTAAGCAACTCCACCCCACACATAAG TTTATTGGGGAGGAAACTACTGCTGCATGTGGTGTTACAGAGCTGACTGATGAACCTACATGGATAGTCGATCCCCTAGATGGAACCACCAATTTTGTTCACGG GTTCCCCTTCGTTTGTGTCTCCATTGGTCTCACAATTGGAAAGGTACCCACAGTTGGTGTTGTTTACAATCCAATTATTGATGAG CTTTTTACTGGCGTTCTTGGCAAAGGTGCTTTTCTGAATGGAAGTCCTATTAAAG TATCTTCTCAATCTGAACTTATGACATCTCTCCTTGCAACTGAG GTTGGAACCAAACGTGATAAGGTGACTGTAGATGCTACCACAAACAGAATTAATAGCTTACTTTTCAAG GTGAGATCTCTTCGGATGAGTGGCTCCTGTGCATTGAACCTCTGTGGAATTGCGTGTGGAAGACTTGATCTATTTTACGAACTCGGCTTTGGGGGTCCTTG GGATGTGGCAGGAGGCGCAGTTATTGTGAAAGAAGCTGGGGGACTTGTATATGATCC ATCTGGTAAGGACTTTGACATCACATCTCAACGAGTAGCTGCTTCAAACCCCCTTCTTAAGGATGCATTCCTTGAAGTCTTGAAGGCTTAA
- the LOC133794786 gene encoding putative MO25-like protein At5g47540, which translates to MKGLFKSKPRTPVDIVRQTRDLLMYCERNPDARESKREEKMAELFKNIREMKSILYGNSESEPVSESCAQLTQEFFRENTLRLLIRCLPKLNLEARKDATQVVANLQRQQVQSKLIASDYLEANIDLMDILIAGYENTDMALHYGAMLRECIRHQSVARYVLESAHMKKFFDYIQLPNFDIAADAAATFKELMTRHKSTVAEFLSKNYDWFFADYNSKLLESSNYITRRQAVKLLGDILLDRSNSAVMTRYVSSRDNLRILMNLLRESSKSIQIEAFHVFKLFAANQQKPADIVSILIANRSKLLRLFADFKTDKEDEQFETDKALVVKEIESLPGN; encoded by the exons ATGAAGGGTTTATTCAAGTCGAAGCCCCGGACGCCCGTGGATATCGTCCGCCAGACCCGGGATCTTCTTATGTACTGCGAACGCAACCCGGATGCCCGCGAGAGCAAGAGGGAAGAAAAG ATGGCCgaattgtttaaaaatataaGGGAGATGAAGTCAATCCTTTATGGCAATAGTGAATCTGAGCCAGTCTCCGAATCTTGTGCACAATTGACTCAGGAGTTTTTCAGAGAGAACACTCTGAGACTTCTTATTAGGTGTCTTCCAAAATTGAACTTGGAG GCCCGAAAGGATGCCACGCAAGTAGTTGCGAATTTGCAAAGGCAGCAAGTTCAATCGAAGTTGATTGCATCTGACTATTTGGAAGCGAACATAGATTTAATGGATATTCTGATAGCAGG GTATGAAAACACAGACATGGCTTTACACTATGGTGCAATGTTGAGGGAGTGCATTCGTCACCAAAGTGTTGCAAG ATACGTCTTGGAGTCTGCTCACATGAAGAAATTCTTTGATTATATACAGCTTCCCAATTTTGATATTGCTGCAGATGCTGCTGCAACATTTAAG GAACTCATGACGAGGCATAAATCAACTGTAGCTGAATTTCTTTCCAAAAATTATGACTGG TTCTTTGCAGACTACAACTCCAAGCTACTTGAATCTTCCAATTACATTACCAGAAGACAAGCTGTCAAG CTGTTAGGAGATATTCTTCTTGATCGTTCGAACTCTGCTGTAATGACTCGATATGTGAGCTCAAGGGATAACTTGAGGATTCTTATGAATCTCCTCAGA GAGTCTAGCAAGAGCATTCAGATAGAAGCATTTCATGTTTTCAAG CTCTTCGCAGCTAATCAACAGAAACCAGCTGACATCGTGAGCATACTAATTGCAAATAGAAGCAAGCTTCTACGGCTCTTTGCTGATTTCAAAACCGACAAAG AGGATGAGCAGTTTGAGACAGACAAAGCCCTAGTGGTGAAAGAAATCGAGTCTCTCCCTGGAAACTAG
- the LOC133794787 gene encoding cysteine proteinase inhibitor 1 codes for MPSYTLFFLLGLLLPLVASAARHATGPLTGGWQPIENLKDPQVRQIAEYAVAEYNKQTKTDLKLSSVVKGESQVVAGTNYKLVLSVKNGPVTKYEAIVWDKPWQHFRNLTSFKPV; via the coding sequence ATGCCTTCTTACactctcttcttcctcctcggtcTCCTTCTCCCTCTCGTAGCCTCAGCCGCAAGGCATGCCACCGGACCCTTGACCGGAGGGTGGCAGCCGATAGAGAACCTGAAGGACCCGCAAGTGCGACAGATTGCAGAGTACGCGGTGGCGGAGTACAACAAGCAAACGAAGACGGACCTGAAATTGAGCAGCGTGGTCAAAGGCGAGTCTCAGGTCGTCGCCGGCACCAATTACAAGCTCGTGCTTTCGGTCAAGAACGGACCTGTGACCAAGTACGAGGCCATCGTTTGGGATAAGCCTTGGCAACATTTCAGAAATTTGACCTCTTTTAAGCCAGTTTAA